The proteins below are encoded in one region of Bombus vancouverensis nearcticus chromosome 8, iyBomVanc1_principal, whole genome shotgun sequence:
- the LOC117159166 gene encoding venom protease-like, translated as MTGFNILFACLALIVLHPSVQAGRTKATSNVPLRPPHCGFSNVTHTRVVGGKPAKLGAWPWIAALGYIDCDEPDGEPFWGCGGSLISARHVLTAAHCVEIFGLYVVRIGDLDLGRDDDGAHPVQIEIEYVLEHPNYTNGTHHDDIAILKLKKDVPFSEYIRPICLPIDQPLRNNNFEGFHPFVAGWGAVGYGGNLSDALLEVQVPVISNTECKKGYWPIDKQRITTKVICAGEKGKDACQGDSGGPLIIPQQFTYYLIGILSSGHRCGTARFPAVYTRVTSYFDDFILPVLQNY; from the exons CAACCTCGAATGTGCCCTTGCGTCCACCacactgtggttttagcaacgttaCGCATACCAGGGTGGTTGGCGGTAAACCAGCtaaacttg gtgcttggccatggatcgctgcattaggttatattgatTGCGATGAACCAGATGGAGAACCGTTTTGGGgctgcggaggttccctgatatcggctaggcatgttttgactgCAGCACATTGCGTAGAAATTTTTGGATTGTACGTGGTTCGTATCGGGGACTTAGATCTAGGACGAGATGATGATGGAGCGCATCCTGTTCAAATAGAAATCGAATATGTACTAGAACATCCTAATTATACTAACGGTACACACCATGATGATATTGCTATTCTTAAACTGAAGAAAGATGTTCCATTTTCGG AATACATACGTCCTATTTGTCTCCCCATAGACCAGCCCTTACGAAATAACAACTTCGAGGGTTTCCATCCTTtcgttgctggatggggagcggtAGGATATG GTGGAAATTTGAGTGACGCATTACTGGAAGTACAAGTGCCAGTGATTAGCAACACCGAATGCAAGAAAGGTTATTGGCCAATTGACAAGCAGCGTATCACCACAAAAGTAATATGCGCCGGCGAGAAAGGAAAGGATGCTTGTCAA GGTGACAGCGGCGGACCACTGATAATACCACAGCAATTCACCTACTATCTAATAGGTATTTTATCCAGTGGTCACAGGTGTGGCACTGCTAGATTTCCCgccgtttacactagggtcacgtCGTACTTTGACGACTTCATTCTGCCagtgttgcaaaattattag